In Methylacidiphilum infernorum V4, a single window of DNA contains:
- the glnD gene encoding [protein-PII] uridylyltransferase codes for MSPFDKSLREIEKEWSQSKRKPKDLVLFYKNFLKKQAHHLRMEYALGLSGKTIAYQRAELFRAVLTHLWTLALEQVFPSTSSRDPSVALLAVGGFGRKELSPASDIDLFFLYDPQQESEECIFALIHQILYFLWDIGLDVGHSTHQLEEIIASANKDLQTKTALLDADLVCGSKVLWEKFRDVFEPSCIQGKEKEFIEWRLEDLKEQHQKYGGTVLVQEPNIKWGCGGLRDYQSLYWILRVKEKIDQKIDQKEYLLKNRWIESKDWEKLEKGYDFLLRVREELHYREKRKFDLLTLGNQGKVATAFGYPHKDILRRIEEFMRQFYDHALQIYLIANTTVEALAYQKKGFFSRGGTRKKVGSFAIEDHCLEVVNPEKLTENPLLILRAFSFIQRWGLRIGPTLKMQIKNRLHLLNAYFLRRKDARNLVRLIFSRKGQVGEICRQMHEIGLLGKLFPEFAPLRCLVQHEFFHRYTADEHTLRALEVIDSLIGATEAPYKNFSSLFQNLQNPFILYLAILLHDTGRAGSHKKHHEELSAVNAMNVAKRLKLSSEELSQLVFLVDQHLLMGQTAVRRNLEEEETILEFARVVMTQERLDMLMLLTFADQEGTGESSNWSSWKNLLLWELYHQTSRALSNKEEFIVARRKSIEQIKEKVKERLSAKIDPEEIDAHFNNLPLRYFQAFSEESISVHIEVIHHFLLNQVDSYSNVLAPVVKWIDRPEFDHSEVIIVTWDRLGVFSRICGSFAVVGLSILSADIHTRTDGIVLDVFKVCTSRKEYACREQYKDSFCKVLEEAFLDESYDIFSRIPKPGIMEKKEFEGEFPTSIQFDQQSSKNYTILDIQTPDKPALLYRIANALLDLGIEIVSARIATEKGAALDTFYILNSSGNKVTKETEIKEILKNLRKAIGI; via the coding sequence ATGAGTCCATTTGATAAGTCGTTGAGAGAAATTGAGAAAGAATGGAGCCAGAGCAAGAGAAAACCTAAAGATCTTGTCTTATTTTACAAGAACTTCTTGAAAAAACAGGCTCATCATCTCCGAATGGAGTACGCCTTGGGCTTGAGCGGGAAAACAATCGCTTATCAGAGGGCCGAGCTTTTTCGAGCGGTGCTGACCCACCTGTGGACACTGGCCCTAGAGCAGGTTTTCCCTTCGACGTCTTCGAGAGATCCTTCCGTAGCTCTTTTAGCCGTTGGTGGATTTGGAAGAAAAGAGCTTTCTCCAGCCAGTGATATCGATCTTTTTTTTCTTTATGACCCCCAACAGGAGAGCGAAGAGTGTATTTTTGCTCTCATTCACCAGATTCTTTATTTTCTATGGGATATAGGGCTGGATGTGGGTCATTCGACCCACCAGCTCGAAGAGATTATCGCTTCGGCAAACAAGGACTTGCAAACTAAAACCGCACTTCTTGATGCCGACCTGGTTTGCGGCTCAAAAGTTTTATGGGAAAAGTTTAGGGATGTTTTTGAACCCTCCTGTATCCAAGGGAAGGAAAAGGAGTTTATCGAGTGGCGCCTGGAAGATTTAAAAGAACAACATCAAAAATATGGCGGTACGGTCCTTGTCCAGGAACCTAACATTAAATGGGGTTGTGGAGGCTTAAGGGATTATCAGAGCTTGTATTGGATCCTCCGAGTTAAAGAAAAAATAGATCAAAAAATAGATCAAAAAGAATATCTTCTAAAAAACCGGTGGATTGAGAGCAAGGACTGGGAAAAACTCGAAAAGGGCTATGATTTTCTTCTTCGCGTCCGGGAAGAATTGCATTACCGAGAAAAGAGAAAGTTCGATCTTTTAACCTTGGGCAACCAAGGGAAAGTCGCCACCGCCTTTGGCTATCCTCACAAAGACATCTTGAGACGCATCGAGGAGTTCATGCGGCAGTTCTATGATCATGCCCTTCAGATTTATCTTATTGCCAATACGACGGTGGAGGCTTTAGCTTATCAAAAGAAAGGATTTTTCTCTCGAGGAGGAACGAGAAAAAAAGTGGGTTCTTTTGCCATAGAAGATCATTGCCTGGAGGTAGTCAATCCGGAAAAACTCACCGAAAATCCCCTTCTTATTCTTAGGGCCTTTTCTTTTATCCAGAGGTGGGGATTAAGGATTGGACCAACTCTTAAGATGCAGATTAAAAACCGGCTCCATCTCCTAAACGCTTATTTTTTGCGTCGTAAAGATGCCAGGAATCTGGTTCGACTTATCTTTTCCCGCAAAGGACAGGTGGGAGAAATTTGCCGCCAGATGCATGAAATCGGATTACTGGGGAAGCTTTTTCCCGAATTTGCTCCGCTTAGGTGCCTTGTTCAGCACGAGTTTTTCCATCGATACACGGCTGATGAACATACCTTGCGTGCCCTTGAAGTTATCGATTCGCTCATCGGAGCAACGGAAGCCCCTTACAAAAACTTTTCTTCCCTTTTTCAGAACCTACAAAATCCTTTCATACTCTACTTGGCGATCCTCTTGCACGATACGGGGAGGGCGGGCAGCCATAAAAAGCATCATGAGGAACTCAGTGCGGTCAATGCCATGAATGTGGCCAAAAGGTTGAAGTTATCTTCCGAGGAACTTTCCCAACTTGTTTTTCTTGTCGATCAACATCTTTTAATGGGGCAGACCGCCGTGAGGCGTAATCTCGAAGAGGAAGAAACCATCTTGGAGTTCGCCCGGGTAGTCATGACCCAGGAAAGATTAGATATGCTCATGTTGCTGACCTTTGCCGACCAGGAAGGAACAGGAGAATCGAGCAACTGGTCCAGTTGGAAAAACCTCCTCTTGTGGGAGCTTTACCATCAAACCTCGCGGGCTTTATCAAACAAAGAAGAATTCATCGTGGCACGCAGGAAATCGATCGAACAGATAAAAGAAAAAGTCAAGGAAAGGCTTTCGGCAAAAATTGATCCCGAAGAAATCGATGCCCATTTTAACAACCTTCCTTTACGGTATTTTCAAGCCTTTTCCGAGGAATCGATCTCGGTTCATATCGAGGTCATCCATCATTTCTTATTGAACCAGGTTGATTCCTATTCCAATGTATTGGCGCCGGTGGTTAAGTGGATAGACCGGCCTGAATTTGATCACTCCGAGGTCATTATCGTAACTTGGGATAGGCTGGGAGTATTTTCTCGGATCTGTGGGAGTTTTGCCGTTGTCGGCCTTTCTATTTTAAGTGCGGATATTCATACCCGGACCGATGGCATCGTGCTGGACGTTTTTAAAGTCTGCACTTCAAGAAAGGAATATGCTTGCAGGGAACAGTATAAAGATAGCTTTTGCAAGGTACTCGAAGAAGCCTTTCTTGACGAAAGCTATGATATCTTTAGTCGTATCCCCAAGCCTGGGATCATGGAAAAAAAAGAATTTGAAGGAGAATTTCCGACGTCGATCCAGTTCGACCAGCAATCCTCGAAAAACTATACTATTTTAGATATTCAAACCCCGGACAAACCCGCCCTGTTGTATAGAATAGCTAATGCCCTTTTGGATTTAGGAATAGAAATCGTTTCCGCCCGTATAGCCACGGAAAAAGGGGCTGCCTTGGATACCTTTTACATTTTAAACAGCAGTGGAAATAAGGTGACAAAGGAAACCGAGATTAAAGAAATATTAAAGAACCTGCGCAAGGCCATAGGTATTTAG